In one Winogradskyella sp. MH6 genomic region, the following are encoded:
- the proB gene encoding glutamate 5-kinase: MADDIKRVVVKVGTNVLTNKDNRILGPVLRELVRQISVLYEQDIMVILVSSGSAIAGMEVLGDTNITDKSVRRQVYSSVGQPRMMRHYYSIFHDYGMRCAQILATKRDFDPGKHRQNMINCYEGLLGEGVIPIANEDDAVSLTMSMFSDNDELASLVAELLDADRLIILSDTDGLYTGHPDDEDSEKLSIVKTNQNVERYVCASNKKEGEGRGGMASKLKIAKGTARKDIPTYIANGKRENVIVDIINNKPVGTKFINA, from the coding sequence ATGGCAGATGATATAAAACGTGTGGTGGTAAAAGTAGGCACCAACGTACTTACAAACAAGGATAATAGAATATTAGGACCTGTACTACGAGAATTGGTACGACAAATCTCTGTGCTTTACGAGCAGGATATTATGGTGATTTTGGTCTCTTCAGGGTCAGCCATTGCCGGCATGGAAGTTTTAGGAGATACAAACATTACAGACAAATCTGTAAGACGCCAAGTGTACTCTTCTGTAGGACAGCCAAGAATGATGCGACATTACTATAGTATTTTTCATGATTATGGTATGCGCTGTGCTCAAATTTTGGCAACAAAACGCGATTTTGACCCAGGCAAACACCGTCAAAACATGATTAATTGTTATGAAGGTCTTTTAGGAGAAGGAGTCATTCCAATCGCCAATGAGGACGACGCCGTTTCCCTTACCATGTCTATGTTTTCAGACAATGATGAGTTAGCCAGCTTAGTTGCTGAGCTTCTTGATGCTGATCGCCTTATTATTCTATCTGATACAGATGGCTTATACACTGGTCATCCTGATGATGAAGATTCAGAAAAATTAAGTATTGTAAAAACCAACCAAAATGTAGAACGCTATGTCTGCGCCTCTAACAAAAAAGAAGGCGAAGGTCGAGGTGGAATGGCTTCAAAACTAAAAATAGCCAAAGGCACTGCCCGTAAAGACATTCCAACCTATATCGCTAATGGCAAACGCGAAAATGTCATTGTAGATATTATTAACAATAAACCCGTAGGCACTAAATTTATTAATGCCTAA